In Aspergillus flavus chromosome 3, complete sequence, one genomic interval encodes:
- a CDS encoding pirin-like protein produces MKLLLSFSIAITAIFLSLYSSHFKALVSYIQQEVSTRLNSTTNTANTITPNQINADSFPVTITPPTNKMAVPRAIRQVFLAIEQAEGAGARVRRSIGTAKLRNFSPFLMLDHFTIGKGAGFPDHPHRGQETITYLLSGGVDHEDFAGNKGTIGPGDLQFMTAGRGIMHAEMPHENPDGSPNVGMQLWVDLPKNLKMCEPRYRDLRASEIPVAKVDDDRVTVKVISGQSHGVDSVRDLAYTPVWLLDVAIRPGGRISQALPKGWNAFAYTLSGTTVFGSNDSTKLVKEFHNVVFDQGGDYVEASVPDNAESESRFILVAGQPLDQKVVQYGPFVLTSQEEVYQAMVDYQTASNGFERVRGWESEIGKRMAF; encoded by the coding sequence ATGAAACTCCTTCTGTCGTTTTCAATCGCAATCACAGCTATCTTCCTATCGCTATATTCTAGCCACTTCAAAGCGCTAGTTTCCTACATACAACAAGAAGTGTCCACTCGCCTCAACAGCACTACAAACACAGCCAACACAATTACCCCAAACCAAATCAACGCAGACTCCTTCCCAGTGACAATAACCCCACCAACGAACAAAATGGCCGTTCCCCGCGCAATCCGCCAAGTCTTTCTGGCTATCGAACAAGCCGAGGGTGCCGGTGCCCGCGTTCGCCGCTCAATTGGAACCGCCAAGCTGCGCAACTTCAGCCCCTTCCTCATGCTCGACCACTTCACCATCGGCAAGGGCGCCGGTTTCCCGGACCACCCTCACCGCGGCCAAGAGACCATCACCTACCTCCTGTCCGGTGGCGTTGACCACGAAGATTTCGCCGGCAACAAGGGCACCATTGGACCCGGCGACCTGCAATTTATGACCGCGGGTCGTGGAATCATGCACGCGGAAATGCCCCACGAGAACCCCGACGGCAGCCCCAACGTTGGCATGCAGCTGTGGGTCGATCTGCCCAAGAATCTCAAGATGTGCGAGCCGCGGTACCGCGATCTGCGCGCGTCGGAGATCCCTGTCGCCAAGGTGGATGACGACCGGGTCACGGTGAAGGTCATCTCGGGCCAGTCGCATGGAGTTGATTCGGTGCGCGACTTGGCCTATACGCCCGTGTGGCTTCTGGACGTTGCGATCCGGCCGGGTGGGCGCATTTCGCAGGCCCTGCCGAAGGGGTGGAATGCGTTTGCCTATACCCTTTCCGGAACGACGGTCTTTGGGTCGAATGATTCCACAAAGTTAGTGAAGGAGTTTCACAATGTGGTCTTTGACCAGGGCGGCGATTATGTGGAGGCTTCCGTGCCGGACAACGCCGAATCGGAGTCCAGATTCATCCTGGTGGCAGGTCAGCCTTTGGACCAGAAGGTTGTGCAGTATGGTCCGTTTGTGTTGACCAGCCAGGAGGAGGTTTACCAAGCGATGGTTGATTATCAGACTGCGTCGAACGGATTCGAGAGAGTCCGTGGGTGGGAGAGTGAAATCGGCAAGAGAATGGCGTTTTAG
- a CDS encoding actin cytoskeleton-regulatory complex protein sla1, giving the protein MGFLGVYTALYDYHPQAQGELELREGDLLYLLESSNEDDWWKAKKKAEHDDEDEPEGLVPNNYIEEAQPIHSAKALFDYTRQTDEEVSFSEDAELVVYDTSDPDWTLVGVSGDFGFAPANYIEIVEQAAQTPVTSSVPSPPAEAAPPTLPQRPAAAPTEEPSNPVSSSPIDTVQNPAAAAIADIIHKQHAEPEATRAVPPPPQPQPLYEPEPSYQREPSPPPPALPQRPPSQQISPRVESPRSPGLPPRPPQITMAQEQDVKGHVKESPPYNRVGPAPRSPSGYHIYNVNEMVEVMGKRKKMPTTLGINIATGTIFISPEDDGEEQEWTADKLSHYSIEGKHVFVDLVRPSKSIDFHAGAKDTAREIVAALGEISGAYRAEGLREVIAAGSGGGGQKKGQILYDFVAQQDDEVGVNVGDEVIVIDDTKSEEWWMVRRVKNGKEGVVPSSYVEITGYASNSQPSGVDSGLSAVERNRLEESRLAKEALRKSRTDSVDSPRAEHHKRDSRSSQKSKPDPTKTRQWTDRTKTFTVEAQFIGLQDGKIHLHKMNGVKIAVPIPKMSLQDLEYVEKMTGVSLDEDKPLSDIKRRSTQREPEKPRPSADNKRPELAGASFQQSDYDWFDFFLKAGVGPHQCERYAQNFTKDSMDESILPDITPEVLRTLGLKEGDILRVMRHLDTMFGRTGAKSKLRNVSFGGEEVISNGEDGGGLFAGPGGVLRNNTRKGRPAPAVQTGDVVDPKAFEQKDDTNNAEPKEASPTSAPSEKPVQRGFDDDAWEVKQPKQAAPAPAPAPAPAPAAATPTSPPAAASPATTQPPQQQLTGAMADLSVLHPPLQPTPSQPTPASQPPPASQAPPVIQPQPTAVPAPAPQQPQQTGATPGFFSQLGQPGQQSLQNPAQGFSPQATGFQQASRPRPQPPQTLGQNSLLPPPPQRPLSAPQNFPQQQSSFGLPPLQPQLTGLPQAGPPLAAPGQSLAELNQQRFQQPLQPQPTAFMPQNQFQNGLMPQPTGFQPQSQFGIQQQQTGFQGLAPQPTGFGFQAQPQQSMQTGINSVLPPPLQPQPTGMNGVGSMHYTTSPPPIPPIPQQPTAAPLTPQKTGPAPPIRFGVKHDAPKKLAPQPTGLRANLAQATPTNPFGF; this is encoded by the exons ATGGGTTTCCTCGGTGTGTACACGGCCCTTTACGACTACCACCCACAGGCGCAAGGTGAATTAGAGCTTCGCGAGGGTGACCTATTATACCTCCTCGAGAGCAGCAATGAAGACGACTGGtggaaggccaagaagaaggcggagcacgatgatgaggacgagcCTGAGGGTCTTGTGCCTAATAACTACATAGAGGAG GCCCAACCAATTCACTCAGCCAAAGCGCTCTTTGATTACACACGTCAAACAGATGAAGAAGTGTCCTTCTCGGAAGATGCAGAGCTGGTGGTGTACGACACATCGGACCCGGACTGGACCTTGGTCGGGGTCAGCGGAGATTTCGGCTTCGCCCCTGCGAACTATATCGAGATTGTCGAACAGGCTGCCCAAACTCCTGTAACGTCGTCTGTCCCTTCTCCTCCCGCCGAAGCCGCACCTCCGACCCTCCCGCAGCGCCCAGCGGCGGCACCCACGGAAGAGCCCAGTAACCCCGTCTCAAGCTCGCCCATCGACACCGTTCAGAACCCAGCCGCCGCGGCGATTGCTGATATCATCCACAAACAGCATGCAGAGCCCGAAGCCACCAGGGCAGTGCCACCACCCCCGCAGCCTCAGCCGTTGTATGAACCCGAACCAAGCTATCAGCGGGAGCcttcgccgccgccgccagcTCTACCACAACGTCCCCCATCCCAGCAGATATCTCCCCGTGTAGAATCTCCCCGGTCCCCGGGTCTACCACCACGTCCTCCTCAGATCACCATGGCGCAGGAGCAGGATGTCAAAGGACACGTGAAAGAGTCACCGCCGTACAACAGAGTCGGCCCTGCACCCCGTTCTCCTTCTGGCTATCACATCTACAATGTCAATGAAATGGTTGAGGTGATgggcaaaaggaagaaaatgccCACGACCCTAGGTATCAACATTGCCACTGGGACGATCTTCATCTCGCcggaagatgatggagaagagCAGGAATGGACAGCTGACAAACTGTCTCATTACTCCATTGAAGGGAAGCACGTTTTTGTTGACCTGGTTCGTCCCAGTAAGAGCATTGACTTCCATGCCGGCGCAAAAGACACTGCACGCGAGATTGTCGCTGCACTTGGTGAAATCTCTGGAGCCTATCGCGCAGAGGGCCTAAGGGAAGTCATCGCAGCTGGCTCGGGTGGGGGAGGACAGAAGAAGGGTCAAATTCTCTATGATTTTGTGGCACAGCAAGACGACGAAGTGGGCGTAAATGTTGGCGATGAAGTCATTGTTATTGATGACACCAAGTCTGAGGAATGGTGGATGGTCCGGCGTGTGAAGAATGGAAAGGAGGGCGTAGTTCCAAGTAGCTATGTCGAGATCACCGGCTATGCCTCTAACAGTCAGCCATCAGGCGTTGATTCGGGCTTGTCGGCAGTGGAGCGAAATCGTCTCGAAGAGTCAAGGTTGGCCAAAGAGGCTTTGCGCAAGTCGCGAACTGATTCAGTCGATTCACCACGTGCAGAG CATCACAAGCGTGACAGCCGAAGCAGCCAAAAGTCAA AGCCAGATCCAACCAAGACGAGACAATGGACCGATCGCACCAAAACTTTCACTGTGGAGGCTCAATTCATCGGCCTGCAAGACGGTAAAATCCATCTCCACAAGATGAATGGGGTCAAGATTGCAGTCCCCATTCCAAAAATGTCTCTTCAGGATCTAGAATACGTTGAGAAGATGACTGGAGTGTCACTCGACGAGGATAAGCCGCTCTCCGACATCAAACGTCGTTCAACCCAGCGAGAACCTGAAAAGCCTCGGCCTTCGGCCGACAACAAACGTCCTGAGCTTGCTGGAGCTTCGTTCCAGCAGTCCGATTATGATTGGTTCGATTTCTTCCTGAAAGCAGGAGTCGGTCCACACCAATGTGAGAGGTATGCTCAGAATTTCACCAAGGATTCGATGGACGAGAGCATTCTTCCGGATATTACACCGGAAGTACTTCGCACCCTTGGCTTGAAGGAAGGCGATATCTTGCGAGTGATGCGCCACCTGGATACCATGTTCGGTCGTACAGGAGCCAAGTCTAAGCTGCGCAATGTAAGCTTCGGTGGAGAGGAAGTTATCAGTAATGGTGAGGACGGTGGTGGTTTGTTCGCGGGTCCGGGAGGCGTCCTGCGCAACAATACTCGCAAGGGTAGACCAGCGCCGGCCGTCCAGACTGGAGATGTGGTTGACCCCAAGGCTTTCGAGCAAAAGGACGACACCAACAACGCGGAGCCAAAGGAAGCCTCTCCAACGTCTGCGCCTTCGGAAAAGCCCGTCCAACGTGGTTTTGATGACGATGCATGGGAGGTCAAGCAGCCGAAGCAGGCTGCTCCCGCGCCagctcctgctcctgctcctgctcctgcggCGGCAACGCCGACTTCACCCCCTGCTGCAGCCTCGCCTGCGACAACGCAGCCACCACAACAGCAGCTTACCGGCGCGATGGCAGACTTGTCTGTACTTCATCCTCCCCTACAGCCAACCCCTTCCCAGCCGACTCCCGCTTCACAACCTCCGCCAGCATCCCAGGCACCCCCAGTTATTCAGCCTCAGCCGACTGCTGTACCTGCACCTGCCCCCCAACAGCCACAACAAACGGGTGCTACCCccggcttcttctctcaaTTGGGTCAGCCAGGACAGCAATCGCTCCAGAACCCTGCGCAGGGATTCAGTCCCCAGGCCACTGGGTTCCAACAAGCTTCCAGACCACGCCCGCAGCCTCCTCAGACTCTGGGTCAAAATTCGCTGcttccccctccacctcAGCGACCACTTTCTGCACCCCAGAACTTCCCTCAACAGCAAAGCTCCTTTGGTCTCCCTCCACTGCAGCCTCAGCTGACAGGGTTACCTCAAGCGGGGCCGCCACTTGCTGCTCCAGGTCAGAGTCTGGCCGAACTAAACCAGCAGCGATTCCAGCAACCGCTCCAACCACAGCCAACCGCGTTCATGCCTCAAAACCAGTTCCAAAATGGCCTGATGCCACAACCAACTGGATTTCAACCGCAGTCTCAATTTGGaattcagcaacagcaaacTGGCTTCCAGGGACTTGCACCTCAACCCACTGGCTTCGGTTTCCAAGCACAGCCGCAACAATCAATGCAAACCGGCATTAACTCCGTTCTTCCCCCACCCCTGCAGCCTCAACCCACCGGTATGAATGGTGTCGGTAGCATGCATTACACTACGTCACCACCGCCAATCCCACCAATTCCTCAGCAGCCAACAGCTGCACCGCTGACCCCACAGAAGACTGGACCCGCACCCCCAATCAGATTTGGTGTCAAACATGACGCTCCCAAGAAGCTCGCTCCCCAGCCGACGGGTCTTCGGGCTAATCTTGCGCAAGCCA CGCCCACGAATCCGTTCGGTTTCTAA
- a CDS encoding glucosidase II beta subunit-like protein-domain-containing protein, with protein sequence MGRRNRIVASLLTLACATSTALANKKAFNIHDDLLAFPQFQVLFPDEYVLDSHAKELLKTQSSPPVYDDQQGNSLQKSQIPLKPRTDESPDTSSQQEGVPQLTYEELTLQGQRFLCQIPQVETDERSPTNETKEASETDEEQELARATDRGLELLSEMEGKCMYYVSGWWSYSFCYKKQIKQFHALPSGSGIPSYPPMEDPATHSFILGRFPRASDDEEDGEAERKKTAETTTAATTTDVAELQTNGGSRYLVQRLEGGTKCDLTGKNRKIEVQFHCHPQSTDRIGWIKELTTCSYLMVIYTPRLCNDVAFLPPQQEEVHSIECREVLLPDQVPDWEAMRQYHLAQRLVESSTTTSEFPIVGDIEVGAKKLVGTEGKEIEKGRVASAGEEKVEVVAKRENGEVLQLSKVDLEKLGLDPEKIETLKTRLEELAQGKDWTLEHVTANGERGLRGIVDTDEDEEEEEKQAKTETESKEHNTLKEPQEKAPTEKKVPEAKPKGEPKEEPPTENVEEGSEEIFKDEL encoded by the exons ATGGGTCGGCGCAACCGAATCGTAGCGTCCTTGCTAACTTTAGCATGCGCAACTTCTACTGCCCTCGCGAACAAGAAGGCCTTCAATATCCACGATGATCTGCTCGCGTTTCCTCAA TTTCAAGTCCTTTTCCCGGACGAATATGTTCTTGACTCTCACGCGAAAGAGTTACTAAAGACGCAAAGTAGCCCTCCAGTCTACGATGACCAACAGGGAAACTCTCTACAAAAGTCGCAGATCCCTTTAAAGCCTCGCACAGATGAGTCTCCAGACACCAGCTCGCAACAGGAAGGGGTTCCGCAGCTCACATACGAAGAGCTAACCCTCCAAGGCCAACGATTCCTCTGTCAAATCCCGCAAGTTGAGACCGACGAAAGGAGTCCGACGAATGAGACCAAGGAAGCTAGCGAGACGGACGAGGAGCAGGAGCTGGCCCGGGCGACGGACCGCGGCTTGGAACTTCTGAGCGAGATGGAAGGGAAATGCATGTACTATGTGTCGGGCTGGTGGTCGTACTCGTTCTGCTACAAGAAGCAGATCAAACAGTTCCATGCATTGCCTTCCGGCAGTGGGATCCCTAGCTATCCTCCCATGGAGGATCCGGCAACGCATTCATTTATCCTGGGCCGGTTTCCCCGGGCaagcgatgatgaggaggatggtGAAGCTGAGCGCAAAAAGACCGCAGAGACGAcgacagcagcaacaacaacggATGTGGCTGAGCTCCAGACGAATGGGGGATCAAGGTATCTGGTGCAGCGCTTGGAGGGCGGGACTAAATGCGATTTGACGGGGAAGAACCGGAAGATCGAGGTTCAGTTCCACTGCCATCCGCAATCGACGGATCGCATTGGTTGGATCAAGGAGCTTACGACTTGCTCCTATTTGATGGTCATTTATACCCCGCGATTGTGTAACGATGTCGCGTTCCTGCCCCCACAGCAGGAAGAGGTTCATTCGATTGAGTGTCGCGAGGTTCTCTTGCCTGATCAGGTTCCCGATTGGGAGGCGATGCGGCAGTATCACCTGGCTCAGAGACTCGTCGAGTCGTCTACCACTACGTCGGAATTTCCTATCGTCGGCGACATTGAGGTCGGCGCCAAGAAGTTGGTGGGCACTGAAGGCAAGGAGATCGAGAAAGGACGTGTAGCTTCCgccggagaagagaaggtggaagTGGTGGCTAAACGCGAGAATGGCGAGGTATTGCAGTTGTCCAAAGTCGATCTAGAAAAACTTGGGCTTGACCcagagaagatcgaaacCTTGAAGACCCGACTCGAGGAGCTTGCGCAGGGTAAGGATTGGACGTTGGAACACGTCACGGCCAATGGCGAGCGTGGATTGAGAGGCATCGTGGAcaccgatgaagatgaagaggaggaagaaaagcaagccAAGACCGAGACAGAGTCGAAAGAACATAACACACTGAAAGAGCCGCAGGAGAAGGCTCCCACCGAGAAGAAGGTCCCGGAGGCTAAGCCAAAGGGCGAGCCAAAGGAGGAACCGCCAACAGAAAACGTGGAAGAAGGTAGCGAGGAAATCTTCAAAGATGAACTGTAA
- a CDS encoding uncharacterized protein (expressed protein) — MLDNVMGATVARNLAVIARAALRAAAGLNHTTGLVVAAAVGEVVGLVVEVEGLVARAVSEPGQNASVGAGAFALDPDDPVVGLVVVLELLAVSDGDGAGHGGWHWGWVGQDGGDEWEGGEEGFELHFCDCSLGWSK, encoded by the coding sequence ATGCTTGACAATGTCATGGGTGCTACCGTGGCACGTAATCTTGCGGTTATCGCGAGAGCAGCTCTTAGAGCCGCCGCCGGGCTGAACCACACGACGGGGCTCGTTGTCGCTGCCGCAGTCGGCGAGGTGGTAGGCTTGGTTGTTGAAGTAGAAGGTCTGGTCGCAAGGGCTGTCAGTGAGCCTGGTCAGAACGCGAGTGTTGGGGCAGGCGCTTTCGCCCTCGATCCAGACGACCCAGTGGTTGGCCTGGTCGTTGTTCTGGAGTTGCTGGCCGTATCCGACGGAGACGGCGCCGGGCACGGGGGCTGGCACTGGGGCTGGGTTGGCCAGGACGGCGGTGATGAATGGGAGGGTGGAGAGGAGGGTTTTGAATTGCATTTTTGCGATTGTTCCTTGGGTTGGAGTAAATAG